CTACGAATGGAATCCGAGCGGGTTGCGTCTCTCAGTGCGCGGAATGCCGGTGGGCATAGAGACGGACCAACAGGATTACCTGGCCGCTGTGATGGGCAGCATGTTCGATCAGATGATGCAGAATCGTCGCCCGCCGCACAGGCAACTGGCGTCGTCCCACAGGACGCACTTCGTCCAGCTCGGATTCGGTGAGCGCTTCAATGCGCCGTGCCAGCGCTGCAAACTGCTGTCGCAACGCCTCCAACAACTGCGCCCGTGAGCCGCCCCGCGGTGTCCAGTCCATACGCGCTTCGGCTGCCAGCGCCTCTGGATCGGGCGCTGGGTCCAGCGCATAGGCAGCCAACCGCCGGCTGGCTCCCAGGATGTGCTGCACACGAGCTCCGATCGACGGAATACCCGGCGCTGGCTCCCACCACAGCGCCGCTTCCTCCGAAAGTTGCGCCAGCGCTTCTTCGATCCAGTACTGCACCTGCTGCAACCCTTTCAGCAGATCGGCCCGCCGGGCCTCCGGCCCCCGTGCTTCATCCGGT
The sequence above is a segment of the Rhodothermus sp. genome. Coding sequences within it:
- a CDS encoding DinB family protein — encoded protein: MAEPWLIPDEARGPEARRADLLKGLQQVQYWIEEALAQLSEEAALWWEPAPGIPSIGARVQHILGASRRLAAYALDPAPDPEALAAEARMDWTPRGGSRAQLLEALRQQFAALARRIEALTESELDEVRPVGRRQLPVRRATILHHLIEHAAHHSGQVILLVRLYAHRHSAH